One stretch of Thermodesulfobacteriota bacterium DNA includes these proteins:
- a CDS encoding NADH-quinone oxidoreductase subunit N, whose protein sequence is MFKPLLLESILTFGILLIFFLDLFLPRDRKLILGVSTLILSLIAFVLSLSLDLQGTILSQTFINDSFAISLKQIFLISTIIAVLGSIDHVSKSQMGREGEYFLLLLFSLVGMMIVVSSRELLLLFVGFELMSIPLYVLAGFSKENPRSAEGAIKIFLFGTVSSALLLLGIGIFYALAGTTSWSTPGSSMVIADSMGSLALILLFSGFGFKIAAFPFQFWVPDTYEGSPTPFVAFLSVAPKIAGFGILFRFLFEALDPLSHSWTMYAFWIAAFTMIIGNMLALPQKNIKRLLAYSGIAHIGYILLGLATGTLLGLEMSVFYFVSYLFANMGAFLVVEVVNRSDGNDEIDSFKNLSRRSPFLSLAMIIFLLSLGGIPFVVGFWAKLYIFLAAARAGYLTLVFLGALMTVIALFYYLNIARKMYIDEGDTKMNSPIPIPINLLLSIGICVVFVVLLGFFPQGVVLFSKKAVSSFASSGNIVDHTLRQVLSSIGM, encoded by the coding sequence ATGTTTAAACCATTGCTTTTGGAATCTATTCTAACTTTTGGAATCCTATTGATCTTTTTTTTGGACCTATTCTTACCAAGGGACAGGAAATTGATTTTAGGTGTCTCAACACTCATCTTATCATTAATCGCATTCGTGCTTAGCCTTTCACTAGATCTCCAAGGGACAATCTTATCACAAACCTTTATCAACGATTCATTTGCTATATCCCTAAAACAGATCTTTCTTATCTCAACCATAATAGCGGTCCTGGGTTCAATTGACCATGTTTCAAAATCCCAAATGGGAAGGGAGGGTGAATATTTTCTGCTCCTGTTATTTTCCCTTGTTGGCATGATGATAGTCGTTTCTTCAAGGGAACTGCTTTTGTTATTTGTAGGATTCGAGCTAATGAGTATCCCACTATATGTACTCGCTGGTTTTTCAAAAGAAAACCCAAGGAGCGCAGAGGGAGCAATAAAGATATTTTTATTTGGAACAGTATCATCTGCGCTGTTACTTTTGGGAATTGGTATTTTCTATGCACTCGCCGGAACCACATCTTGGTCTACTCCGGGTTCGTCAATGGTCATTGCGGATTCGATGGGATCACTTGCCCTGATACTTTTATTTTCTGGTTTTGGATTTAAAATAGCCGCATTCCCCTTCCAGTTCTGGGTTCCTGATACATATGAGGGTTCCCCAACCCCTTTTGTCGCATTTCTTTCAGTTGCACCAAAGATCGCAGGATTTGGAATACTATTTCGTTTCTTATTCGAAGCTCTGGATCCCCTTTCCCACAGCTGGACCATGTATGCATTCTGGATTGCTGCATTCACCATGATAATAGGGAATATGCTCGCGTTGCCTCAAAAAAATATAAAACGGCTGCTAGCATACTCAGGAATCGCACATATCGGCTATATACTCTTGGGATTAGCCACCGGGACATTGCTTGGTCTGGAAATGAGTGTTTTCTATTTTGTATCGTACCTATTTGCAAATATGGGTGCTTTCCTCGTGGTTGAAGTTGTAAATCGATCCGATGGAAATGACGAAATTGACTCCTTTAAAAACCTTTCTCGTCGTTCACCCTTTTTATCTCTCGCAATGATAATATTTTTACTTTCACTTGGAGGAATTCCTTTCGTTGTAGGTTTTTGGGCGAAGCTCTACATATTCTTAGCTGCAGCCAGGGCGGGCTACTTAACCCTCGTATTCCTGGGTGCACTCATGACTGTTATAGCGCTTTTCTACTATCTAAACATCGCTAGAAAGATGTACATAGATGAAGGTGACACAAAAATGAATTCACCCATACCAATACCGATTAATCTGTTATTAAGCATTGGCATCTGCGTGGTTTTTGTAGTGTTACTTGGTTTCTTTCCTCAAGGGGTCGTTCTGTTCTCAAAAAAAGCTGTCTCTTCTTTCGCCAGTTCAGGCAATATAGTCGACCACACCCTCCGTCAGGTCCTTTCCTCTATTGGGATGTAA
- a CDS encoding NADH-quinone oxidoreductase subunit M, with protein sequence MTTESIPILSIIVLSPLIGAIILIFLPDRFQLGVRLTTLFFCSISLLACLYTFGTYNESTGGFQFIEQLPIVPSIGFSYYLAVDGISLSLVLLTSIILITGFFASWNIPMRRKEFYILLLLLATGVFGVFVSFDLLLFFLFYELAVLPMYLLIGIWGTSAKVIPKGIFANAIKMTGLGSKEYGAMKLTLYLLLGSAFILVGFFGLYIFSGLQTFNYTILADFGFSKTAQNWVLILFYIGFGTLAGVWPIHTWSPDGHAAAPTAVSMMHAGVLMKLGAYGIIRIGMGLLPDAAETFSPLIGTIAVINIVYGAFGAMWQRDLKYVVAYSSVSHMGIVLLGAATLNEMGLNGSIFQMFSHGIMTGLLFALVGLIYEKAHSREILKMGGFATAMPGIATFFLIGALTSLGLPGLSGFVAEILVFLGAWKSIYSWWLVPAVLGAFITAVYVLRVSKWIFFGPAREIGSLKDAVGFEWIAPTVLSGVLILLGIYPKLLLDPINKSIIQFLDIFAK encoded by the coding sequence ATGACAACTGAATCCATTCCGATATTGTCAATTATAGTACTCTCCCCGCTAATCGGGGCCATCATTCTTATCTTTCTGCCCGATAGGTTTCAACTTGGTGTAAGGCTGACAACACTGTTCTTTTGTTCCATTTCCCTTTTGGCATGCCTCTATACCTTCGGGACCTACAATGAATCTACAGGCGGCTTTCAATTCATCGAGCAGTTACCGATAGTGCCAAGCATTGGTTTTTCTTATTATCTGGCCGTAGACGGGATCAGTCTGTCTCTGGTCCTTTTAACTTCTATAATTCTTATCACCGGATTTTTCGCTTCCTGGAACATACCCATGAGGAGAAAAGAATTTTATATATTGTTGCTCCTTCTAGCCACCGGGGTTTTTGGTGTATTTGTATCATTTGACCTGCTCTTATTTTTTCTCTTCTATGAACTAGCGGTACTTCCCATGTATTTGTTGATAGGGATTTGGGGGACCTCTGCCAAGGTTATTCCGAAAGGTATTTTTGCAAATGCAATAAAGATGACTGGGCTAGGGAGCAAGGAATACGGCGCGATGAAGCTTACCCTTTATCTACTCTTAGGCTCCGCATTTATCCTCGTTGGATTTTTTGGACTCTATATTTTCTCAGGGCTCCAAACATTCAACTACACCATACTGGCGGATTTCGGTTTCAGTAAGACAGCACAAAATTGGGTACTGATCCTTTTCTATATCGGATTTGGAACGCTTGCAGGGGTATGGCCCATTCATACCTGGTCCCCGGATGGACATGCGGCCGCACCAACAGCTGTATCGATGATGCATGCAGGTGTGCTCATGAAACTAGGTGCTTACGGGATAATCCGCATAGGAATGGGCTTACTCCCTGACGCTGCGGAAACGTTTTCTCCATTGATTGGGACGATAGCAGTGATAAACATTGTCTACGGCGCCTTTGGAGCAATGTGGCAAAGAGACCTCAAATATGTCGTGGCATACTCATCCGTATCCCACATGGGCATAGTATTACTTGGTGCGGCAACCCTGAATGAAATGGGTCTCAATGGATCCATCTTTCAAATGTTCTCGCATGGAATAATGACAGGACTTTTGTTTGCTCTCGTCGGGCTAATCTATGAAAAAGCTCATAGTAGAGAAATCTTAAAGATGGGGGGTTTTGCAACGGCCATGCCTGGAATTGCCACTTTCTTTTTGATTGGTGCATTAACCTCATTGGGGTTGCCTGGTCTGAGTGGCTTCGTTGCCGAAATACTCGTATTCTTAGGAGCCTGGAAGTCTATATACTCGTGGTGGCTCGTTCCGGCCGTGCTGGGTGCTTTCATCACTGCGGTGTATGTGTTGAGGGTTTCGAAGTGGATATTTTTCGGACCGGCAAGGGAAATTGGATCACTTAAAGATGCAGTTGGTTTTGAGTGGATTGCTCCGACTGTTCTTTCGGGGGTTCTGATATTACTCGGGATATATCCTAAACTGCTTCTAGATCCGATAAACAAGAGCATTATACAGTTTCTAGATATTTTTGCGAAGTAA
- the nuoL gene encoding NADH-quinone oxidoreductase subunit L — MLSQPQILLILVLLPPFISFALNALIPPLRRNRNVSSGLSIIAVLISTLSSVVLLKINPRAEFIFEWIPLNIFSKIEFGFFTDPVVLIMFFIVSLVSLVVQVYSLGYMSEESPPSLGRYYTFHSLFTFSMLGFVASLNLLQIYIFWELVGLCSYLLIGFWYTRPEASRAAVKAFWVTRFGDVGFAIGMVLLWGATGTFFLPELFVKAPDISKQLITVCMFLILLGAIGKSAQFPLHVWLPDAMEGPTPVSALIHAATMVVAGIYLVLRLFPLFELTPDVLVSVLWIGTITSLLGASLALVQNDIKRILAYSTVSQIGYMFASLGTGGKGIAFFHLFTHAFFKALLFLAAGCIIHAVHANNIWEMGKLSKRMPHIAILFLIGSLSLSGVFPFAGHFSKDEILMWMHIKGFDIHFFILLITAFLTAFYMFRAFFVVFFGNRESSQESLSKTPWIMSLPMWILAILTMFAGFGASTFFNFLGYRLEEHHTLLEYLPLIVSISGIVLAWSFYQVGYFSPARVYSILSPFALALERKFWIDDTYVWIYRNILDGLSSLCGWFDRYIVDGFVNLIAYSAKLTSQRLRTIQTGRTQDYLYGIIIAIILFFILSLLTPYIGRTLTEKESYKEIQGPTIIRGWGEYDN; from the coding sequence ATGCTTTCTCAGCCACAAATCCTGTTAATTTTAGTTCTTCTCCCGCCATTCATTTCCTTTGCGCTTAATGCATTAATCCCTCCCTTGAGGAGGAATAGAAATGTATCTTCCGGTCTGAGTATTATTGCAGTACTTATCTCTACGCTATCCTCTGTAGTCTTGCTTAAGATTAATCCAAGGGCTGAGTTTATATTCGAATGGATTCCATTAAATATCTTTTCAAAAATTGAATTCGGCTTCTTTACCGATCCTGTTGTATTAATAATGTTCTTTATTGTTTCCCTCGTTTCTCTGGTCGTACAGGTATATTCACTTGGCTACATGAGTGAAGAATCTCCCCCAAGCCTGGGCAGGTACTATACCTTCCATTCCCTTTTCACATTCTCGATGCTCGGGTTCGTGGCTTCTTTAAACCTCTTACAAATTTATATCTTCTGGGAACTGGTCGGGCTTTGCTCCTACCTTCTCATAGGCTTCTGGTACACTAGGCCAGAAGCCTCAAGGGCAGCTGTAAAGGCCTTCTGGGTCACCAGGTTCGGGGATGTTGGGTTTGCTATTGGCATGGTATTGCTATGGGGAGCTACGGGCACCTTCTTCCTCCCAGAACTCTTTGTAAAAGCCCCAGATATTTCAAAGCAATTAATTACGGTATGCATGTTTCTAATTCTTTTGGGGGCCATCGGGAAAAGCGCTCAGTTCCCGCTTCATGTATGGCTTCCAGATGCGATGGAGGGACCAACCCCTGTGTCTGCTCTTATACACGCCGCGACAATGGTTGTGGCCGGTATTTATCTAGTGCTGCGTCTCTTTCCACTGTTTGAATTGACACCAGATGTCCTCGTTTCCGTACTATGGATAGGAACAATAACCTCCCTACTGGGTGCGAGTCTTGCTCTTGTTCAAAATGATATTAAACGAATTTTAGCATATTCAACGGTTTCGCAGATTGGCTATATGTTTGCTTCCCTTGGCACAGGTGGAAAGGGTATAGCATTCTTTCATCTTTTTACACACGCCTTTTTCAAGGCCCTGCTTTTCCTTGCTGCAGGATGCATAATCCACGCAGTCCATGCGAATAACATATGGGAGATGGGCAAGTTGAGTAAAAGGATGCCACATATAGCCATTCTATTTCTCATAGGCTCATTGTCTTTGTCTGGAGTATTCCCCTTCGCAGGCCATTTTTCAAAAGATGAGATTCTTATGTGGATGCATATAAAGGGCTTTGATATACACTTTTTTATCCTTCTTATAACAGCCTTTCTTACTGCGTTTTATATGTTTCGTGCCTTTTTTGTTGTTTTCTTTGGAAATAGAGAATCCTCACAAGAGAGTTTGAGCAAAACACCATGGATAATGAGCCTCCCTATGTGGATTCTTGCTATTCTAACAATGTTCGCCGGTTTTGGAGCGTCCACATTCTTTAATTTTTTGGGTTACAGACTCGAGGAACACCATACCCTGCTGGAATATCTCCCCCTCATAGTCTCAATCTCAGGAATTGTTTTAGCATGGTCCTTTTATCAGGTGGGTTATTTTAGCCCCGCCCGTGTCTACAGCATACTATCACCGTTTGCATTGGCGTTGGAAAGAAAATTTTGGATAGACGACACCTACGTGTGGATCTATCGAAACATTTTGGATGGTCTATCGAGCTTATGCGGATGGTTCGACAGGTATATTGTAGATGGTTTTGTAAACCTTATAGCATATTCCGCCAAATTGACCTCACAAAGATTAAGAACTATACAAACAGGCCGTACTCAAGATTATCTTTATGGGATTATAATAGCGATCATATTGTTTTTCATCTTGTCGCTATTGACACCATACATTGGGAGAACCCTAACCGAAAAAGAGAGTTATAAAGAAATTCAAGGCCCGACCATCATAAGAGGATGGGGGGAATATGACAACTGA
- the nuoK gene encoding NADH-quinone oxidoreductase subunit NuoK — translation MTLYHILFLSYLVFSIGLFGVLSRRHVVGILIGIELMFNAANLAIVGIAWTMGLLTGQIIALFGIAITAAEIAVGLALFLLAERLSKTVYADEIDLMKG, via the coding sequence ATGACGCTCTATCACATATTGTTTCTGTCATATCTTGTTTTTTCTATCGGTCTCTTTGGAGTACTGAGTAGAAGGCATGTTGTTGGAATACTCATTGGCATTGAACTGATGTTCAATGCCGCAAACCTTGCCATTGTCGGCATCGCATGGACTATGGGGTTATTAACAGGTCAAATAATAGCACTTTTTGGAATAGCTATAACCGCAGCAGAAATAGCTGTGGGACTAGCACTTTTCTTGCTCGCCGAGCGCCTTAGTAAAACTGTTTATGCCGACGAAATTGACTTGATGAAAGGATAA
- a CDS encoding NADH-quinone oxidoreductase subunit J, which translates to MSGQSIIFFILALGLLFSSVASVSSRRILRSAIFLAVALIFTALLYLLLGAELLAGIQILLYVGGIITLIIFALLISEKLGNDQSEPTHRNIIPAAIASAVLLFILLFFTYKSHRISTLSTSSPLGEFGASGKLSELIFKDWVLPLEVLSLLLLAAIIGALVIARREQKQERQQ; encoded by the coding sequence ATGTCTGGGCAAAGCATAATCTTTTTTATACTCGCTCTGGGCCTATTATTTTCTTCCGTAGCGTCTGTGTCCTCAAGGCGTATTCTGAGGAGTGCTATCTTTTTGGCTGTGGCATTAATATTCACAGCCTTACTTTACCTTTTGCTAGGTGCGGAACTCCTAGCTGGGATACAGATACTTCTATACGTGGGTGGAATAATTACGTTGATAATCTTCGCGCTTCTTATATCTGAAAAATTGGGTAACGACCAATCAGAACCAACGCATCGTAATATTATTCCTGCAGCAATTGCTTCTGCTGTCCTGCTTTTTATTCTTCTTTTTTTCACATACAAATCGCATAGGATTAGTACCTTATCAACGTCAAGTCCCTTGGGTGAATTCGGTGCTTCAGGAAAGCTTTCAGAATTAATTTTTAAAGATTGGGTTCTTCCGCTGGAAGTGCTATCACTACTCTTACTTGCAGCAATCATCGGGGCGTTGGTTATTGCGCGTCGAGAACAAAAACAGGAGCGTCAGCAATAA
- a CDS encoding NADH-quinone oxidoreductase subunit I, translated as MGKPKGRNVNDMSKKVSKIRLVEAIMFSLWITLKNIFKRPVTVQYPIEKRPIPERWRAGTFALTTDRETGEENCIGCKLCERICPSDIIIVELEKHSGRGWAKSFILDLQACIQCELCVQVCPTDAIVMLRGMATPVVLREDFILDKKRLMENEKLFEAAWATGIKLQKLHEPKKAEVKL; from the coding sequence GTAAGCCTAAAGGCAGGAATGTAAACGATATGTCGAAGAAGGTAAGCAAGATCAGATTAGTTGAGGCCATAATGTTCTCATTGTGGATAACTCTCAAAAACATCTTTAAAAGGCCTGTTACCGTACAGTATCCAATCGAGAAGAGGCCCATTCCCGAAAGATGGAGAGCAGGAACATTCGCCTTAACTACTGATAGGGAAACCGGAGAAGAAAATTGTATTGGGTGTAAGCTTTGTGAGAGAATTTGCCCATCGGACATTATCATAGTTGAATTAGAAAAGCATAGTGGTCGAGGATGGGCAAAGAGCTTTATTTTAGACCTCCAAGCCTGTATCCAATGTGAATTGTGCGTTCAGGTTTGTCCTACAGACGCGATAGTAATGCTTCGCGGAATGGCAACCCCCGTTGTCCTAAGAGAAGATTTTATACTTGATAAAAAGAGACTTATGGAAAATGAAAAGTTATTTGAAGCGGCGTGGGCGACCGGGATAAAATTGCAAAAATTACACGAGCCCAAGAAAGCCGAGGTCAAATTGTGA